In Naumovozyma dairenensis CBS 421 chromosome 2, complete genome, the following are encoded in one genomic region:
- the TCB1 gene encoding tricalbin (similar to Saccharomyces cerevisiae TCB2 (YNL087W) and TCB1 (YOR086C); ancestral locus Anc_2.202): protein MSKEGTELTRQKTLEKTSANISESKAEHVGALKVNRPHIDATYVGWKQLGGWEEKDELTPEDDLMDMSKETILDNIIPDTLYGDWYHSVGIFALGGILSFAIGKFHFSFAPAFFVVLITGLLYRTSIKKYRGSIRDLVQKEMTVQRVEDDYETLEWLNTLLDKYWPIIEPNASQMVVQQVNEIIRTNPSIPTFIKALWIDKFTLGIKPPRVDRVKTFQNTASDVVVMDWSLSFTPHDLSDMNAKQVRNYVNQGVVIKANIFGFVIPVSVSDVSFKADARLRFKLMTPFPHMETVNIQLLEVPDIDFVASLFGNSLFNMEILAIPGLLPLIHRMASKYMGPMLLPPFSLQLNIPQLISSSALSIGVLEVTIKNVKDIKRSSSMLNISIDPYLAFEFGGKRIAKTRTVRDTLNPVWNETMYILLQSFTDPLTISLYDKRAKLKDKVLGRIEYNLNSLHDNDSQRNVHANFLRNSKPIGEMNFDLRFFPTLVAKRLPSGVVEELPDLNTGISKIVVEEVRIVQDEPDKKVNAYVELYVNAKLVLTTKKATSDEDTIKWSQDYEAVIMDRRKTRCKFVIKNGDDDSIVGTSVQTLNDLIDRTQIDKKSIPLKDAKGELTITTHWKPVSLDVGTTSIAYTPPIGVVRVFVEKATNLKNLEKIGKIDPYAKVLVNGISKGRTDTQPQTLNPVWEQAIYVAVTSSNQRITIECMDVETVNKDRSVGKFDLKIQDLFHKDENDRYAINIDDKSRVGPLVRKKGSQGNITYKVSFYPTMPVLTLEELQDVEKIQSRKKKIEDRKKTVDEKKLSTDEKRKLQQEETEIKDIGRNVFRQGKVGILTNQLTNYNAGVLSISVLDGELPQTGLYVQAFFDANGHPRFVSPQISSRIIRTGWTGDVMIKELQDSVTTFKVTKKKFSNKVDNSICQVSISTIDLVKECYYKPSIIDISGESNAKIMVQVSWFPIDVDELPQADLKSNSGELTILAKSAENLISADTNGYSDPFIKFYINDEDDPRWKTKIVKKTLNPTWNDSGTIEIHNRMHDRLILKVMDWDAASGDDTIGWGSVPLSKVDPEGTTSLDVKIKGVNGEDGGVAHLEFTYSSRYITGVTKREAKVGDIASKGIGSGLKAGQTVVSTGLGTVGKIGRGIFGGKKNKHNNNYKSDEEREDEEEE, encoded by the coding sequence ATGTCGAAGGAGGGAACGGAACTTACAAGACAGAAAACATTAGAAAAGACAAGCGCAAACATTTCAGAATCCAAAGCTGAACATGTAGGCGCTTTGAAAGTCAACAGACCACATATTGATGCTACCTACGTAGGTTGGAAGCAATTAGGTGGTtgggaagaaaaagatgaattgacccctgaagatgatttaatGGATATGAGTAAAGAAACCATATTGGATAATATTATACCTGATACTCTATATGGTGATTGGTATCATTCTGTGGGGATCTTTGCCCTTGGTGGTATACTATCCTTTGCCATTGGGAAATTTCATTTCTCATTTGCTCCTGCATTTTTCGTGGTACTTATCACTGGGTTGCTATACAGAACTTCTATTAAAAAGTATAGAGGGTCTATTAGAGATTTAGTTCAAAAGGAAATGACTGTACAAAGAGTAGAGGATGACTATGAAACTTTAGAGTGGTTAAATACCTTGTTAGATAAATATTGGCCAATTATTGAACCTAATGCCTCCCAAATGGTGGTACAACAagttaatgaaatcatAAGAACAAATCCTTCCATTCCAACCTTTATTAAAGCTCTTTGGATAGATAAATTCACTTTAGGTATTAAACCTCCAAGAGTTGATCGTGTAAAGACCTTCCAGAATACAGCTTCGGATGTCGTTGTCATGGATTGGAGTCTTTCTTTTACCCCTCATGATTTATCAGATATGAATGCGAAACAAGTGAGAAATTATGTTAATCAAGGTGTAGTTATCAAGGCAAATATATTTGGCTTTGTTATTCCTGTTTCAGTATCAGATGTTTCTTTCAAAGCTGACGCAAGACTTCGTTTTAAATTGATGACTCCATTTCCTCATATGGAAACTGTTAACattcaattattagaagTTCCAGATATTGATTTCGTCGCCTCACTTTTTGGTAACTCCCTTTTCAATATGGAAATATTGGCTATTCCTGGCTTATTGCCATTAATACATAGAATGGCTTCCAAATATATGGGGCCAATGTTATTACCACCTTTCTCGTTACAATTAAACATTCCACAattaatatcttcttctgcaTTATCTATTGGTGTTCTTGAAGttacaataaaaaatgttaaagatattaaacGGTCATCATCAATGCTTAATATTTCCATTGATCCATATTTAGCTTTTGAATTTGGTGGTAAAAGAATAGCCAAAACAAGAACTGTTAGAGACACATTGAATCCCGTATGGAATGAAACCATGTATATCCTTTTACAATCATTTACTGACCCTTTGACGATTAGTCTTTACGATAAGCGTgctaaattgaaagataaaGTATTGGgaagaattgaatataatttaaattctttacaTGATAATGATAGTCAAAGAAATGTTCATGCTAATTTCTTGAGAAATTCAAAGCCAATCGGGGAAATGAATTTCGATTTAAGATTCTTCCCAACTTTGGTCGCTAAGAGATTACCTAGTGGTGTCGTTGAAGAATTACCAGATTTGAATACTGGTATCTCTAAGATTGTCGTTGAAGAGGTTAGGATTGTACAAGATGAACCTGACAAGAAGGTGAACGCTTATGTTGAGCTATATGTCAATGCAAAACTAGTCTTAACTACAAAAAAAGCAACATCTGATGAAGACACTATCAAATGGAGTCAAGATTATGAAGCTGTTATAATGGATCGTCGTAAGACAAGATGTAAATTCGTTATTAAAAATGGTGACGATGACAGTATTGTAGGTACTTCTGTTCAAACTTTGAACGATTTGATTGATAGAACTCAAATCGATAAGAAATCTATTCCGTTGAAAGATGCTAAAGGTGAATTGACAATCACTACTCATTGGAAACCTGTTAGTTTAGATGTTGGTACCACGTCCATTGCATACACTCCACCAATTGGTGTTGTGAGAGTGTTTGTCGAAAAGGCAAcgaatttgaagaatttggaaaaaattggTAAAATTGATCCTTATGCTAAAGTGTTAGTCAATGGTATTTCAAAAGGTAGAACTGATACACAGCCACAAACTTTGAATCCTGTTTGGGAACAAGCAATTTATGTTGCTGTTACTTCATCCAATCAAAGGATTACAATTGAATGTATGGATGTGGAAACCGTTAATAAAGATCGTAGCGTTGGTAAATTCGATTTGAAAATCCAGGATCTTTTCcataaagatgaaaatgatagaTATGCCATAAATATCGATGATAAGTCAAGAGTTGGACCTCTTGTTAGAAAGAAAGGTTCACAAGGTAATATTACATATAAAGTCTCATTTTATCCAACAATGCCTGTTTTAACATTAGAAGAACTTCAAGATGTTGAAAAAATCCAATCACgtaagaagaagattgaAGATCGTAAAAAAACCGTTGACGAAAAGAAACTATCAACAGACGAGAAGCGTAAATTGCAACAGGAAGAAACTGAAATTAAAGACATAGGAAGAAATGTTTTCAGGCAAGGAAAAGTTGGTATCTTAACCAACCAATTAACCAATTACAATGCTGGTGTTTTATCCATCTCAGTTTTAGATGGTGAATTACCACAAACAGGCCTTTACGTTCAAGCTTTCTTCGATGCAAATGGGCATCCTCGTTTTGTCTCCCCACAAATATCATCAAGGATAATCAGAACGGGTTGGACAGGTGATGTTATGATcaaagaattacaagattCCGTTACTACCTTCAAAGTGACCAAGAAGAAGTTTTCTAATAAAGTCGATAATAGTATTTGCCAAGTTTCTATTTCAACTATTGATTTAGTTAAAGAATGTTATTATAAACCAAGCATCATTGATATTTCAGGTGAATCGAATGCCAAGATTATGGTTCAAGTTTCATGGTTCCCaattgatgttgatgaattaCCTCAAGCTGATTTGAAATCTAATTCTGGTGAATTAACCATTTTAGCTAAGAGTGCAGAGAATTTGATATCTGCTGATACAAATGGATATTCAGATccatttatcaaattttatattaatgatgaagatgatccTCGTTGGAAAACAAAGATTGTAAAGAAGACTTTGAATCCAACTTGGAACGATTCTGGTACTATTGAAATCCATAATCGTATGCATGATAGATTAATTCTTAAAGTGATGGATTGGGATGCAGCTAGTGGAGATGATACTATTGGTTGGGGTTCAGTACCATTAAGTAAAGTTGATCCTGAGGGAACTACGTCGCTCGATGTAAAAATTAAAGGTGTCAATGGGGAAGATGGTGGTGTTGCACATTTAGAGTTTACATATTCATCTCGATATATTACTGGTGTAACGAAACGTGAAGCTAAAGTTGGTGATATTGCATCTAAGGGTATTGGTTCTGGTTTGAAAGCCGGACAGACCGTTGTTAGTACCGGTTTAGGTACAGTTGGTAAGATAGGAAGAGGTATATTTGGTGgtaaaaagaataaacaCAATAACAACTATAAATCAGATGAGGAAAGagaagacgaagaagaagaatag
- the YVC1 gene encoding Yvc1p (similar to Saccharomyces cerevisiae YVC1 (YOR087W); ancestral locus Anc_2.198), with translation MTCDEMKVKVDLEVEKNQDSSVYQPTYAGFTKFTMSYQTLPLTRQDCPLEGFCPGEHNVPNPRQILKIALNLKFLIDETIKVALSTDEIIQDGSSILNSKIVTLAYDACGGNHNDKRNLLKYRSVIIFAILRVVKWNNELALRELHDSELYEMRSLASQKLCKMIIDKEETRDLDFLFMQLLLRKYVINEKDKDMEPMNAVELATDLHCIIVIGSSGFQRCLKWVWRGWILQNYRDPTMFIKDEKISSMKFMDHFNPERIKTPKYQNILQILFAVVFLILYTIVVNGKSGTNVVPLDFWEYIFYLFTLGYISSEFSKFYYIGNAYFSFWTCFNDTLYGIVLTSMIFRFNSLYSFKLDKPGEDYDRISYRILSCAAPFVWSRLLLYLESERIVGALLVVLKHMLQQSIVFFALLLLIMLGFLQGFLGLDSADGKREITMPILTNLIITVFGLGTFDMFDRFAPPYAAILYYGYCFIVTVILLNILIALYANAYQEVIENTDDEYMALMSQKTLRFIRAPDEDVFVAPLNLIEICTVPVTRLLSMEKRRDLNYLIMLILYSPMLLYVAIKEVHVAKRIKYNRLNNLPDDANETDTEWDLTDGYFGFEDSLFDDVESEIGIRKTTLKNKRSLELQREAENVDKHFVVSKEWYKKVQKLKSSSERTTSNGLTKEQLEARLRKTEEKISDLATSINNLTEVIKEKNG, from the coding sequence ATGACATGCGATGAGATGAAGGTGAAGGTGGATCTTGAAGTGGAAAAGAACCAAGATAGCTCTGTTTATCAACCAACTTATGCTGGTTTTACGAAATTTACCATGTCATATCAAACATTACCATTAACTAGACAAGATTGTCCTCTTGAAGGATTTTGCCCGGGAGAACATAATGTCCCAAATCCACGtcaaattttaaaaattgctttgaatttgaaattcttaaTTGATGAAACCATTAAGGTAGCCCTCAGTACTGATGAAATAATACAAGATGGTTCCTctattttaaattcaaaaattgtaaCTCTCGCATACGATGCATGTGGTGGGAATCACAATGATAAGAGAAATCTCCTCAAGTATAGATCTGTCATTATCTTTGCCATATTAAGAGTAGTTAAATGGAATAATGAACTAGCTTTGAGAGAATTACATGATTCAGAATTATATGAAATGAGATCCTTGGCTTCTCAAAAATTATGTAAAATGattattgataaagaagaaactagAGATTTAGATTTCTTATTCATGCAACTATTGTTACGTAAATATGTTATTAATGAGAAAGATAAAGATATGGAACCAATGAATGCAGTAGAGTTGGCTACCGATTTACATTGTATTATAGTTATCGGATCAAGTGGATTTCAAAGATGTTTGAAATGGGTTTGGAGAGGTTGgattcttcaaaattatcGAGATCCGACAATGTTCATCAAGGATGAGAAAATTTCATCTATGAAATTCATGGACCATTTCAACCCAGAGCGGATCAAGACAccaaaatatcaaaatatcttaCAAATTCTCTTCGCAGTAGTATTTTTAATTCTGTATACTATCGTGGTAAATGGGAAAAGTGGAACCAATGTGGTACCATTGGATTTCTGGgaatatatcttttacTTATTCACTTTGGGTTATATATCAAGtgaattttcaaaattttattaCATTGGCAACGCctacttttctttttggaCATGTTTCAATGACACATTATATGGTATTGTATTAACATCTATGATATTCCGTTTTAATAGtttatattcattcaaattGGACAAACCTGGTGAAGATTATGATAGGATATCTTATAGAATTCTTTCGTGCGCTGCTCCCTTTGTATGGTCAAGattattactttatttAGAATCTGAAAGAATTGTTGGAGCGTTGCTGGTAGTCTTAAAACATATGTTACAACAATCAATAGTATTTTTtgcattgttattattgatcATGCTTGGGTTCCTTCAAGGGTTCTTAGGATTAGATTCAGCGGATGGGAAACGTGAAATAACTATGCCAATATTAACCAATTTGATCATAACAGTGTTTGGATTAGGTACTTTTGATATGTTTGATAGATTCGCACCACCTTATGCTgcaatattatattacgGATACTGTTTCATTGTCACTGTTATCTTGCTGAATATTCTAATTGCTCTATATGCGAATGCATATCAAGAGGTGATTGAGAATACTGATGATGAGTATATGGCATTAATGTCACAAAAGACCTTAAGATTTATTAGAGCTCCCGATGAGGATGTTTTTGTTGCTCCTTTAAATTTGATCGAAATATGTACTGTCCCAGTAACAAGATTGCTTTCAATGGAGAAAAGAAGagatttaaattatttaataatgttaatTCTTTATAGTCCGATGTTATTATATGTTGCTATCAAGGAAGTTCATGTGGctaaaagaattaaatacAATCGTTTAAATAATCTTCCAGATGATGCCAATGAAACGGATACAGAATGGGATTTGACAGATGGATATTTTGGGTTTGAAGACAgtttatttgatgatgttgaATCTGAGATTGGAATTCGTAAAacaactttgaaaaataaaaggtCTTTAGAATTACAAAGGGAGGCTGAGAATGTAGACAAACACTTTGTTGTCTCAAAAGAATGGTATAAAAAagttcaaaaattaaaatcgTCATCTGAGAGAACGACGTCAAATGGTCTGACAAAGGAACAATTAGAAGCAAGGCTCAGGAAAACTGAAGAAAAGATTTCGGACCTCGCAACATCTATAAATAATCTTACAGAAGTGATTAAAGAGAAGAATGGTTAG
- the VPS21 gene encoding Rab family GTPase VPS21 (similar to Saccharomyces cerevisiae YPT53 (YNL093W) and VPS21 (YOR089C); ancestral locus Anc_2.196) codes for MYYRNAQAALVVYDVTKPQSFIKARHWVKELHEQASKDIIIALVGNKIDILENNENERKVAREEGEKLAEEEGLLFFETSAKTATNINEAFVAIGEKIPLKKPGDGDNPDSAGVTNEQRIDLANSAHAASQVSGCNC; via the coding sequence ATGTATTATAGAAATGCTCAAGCTGCGTTGGTCGTATATGATGTTACAAAACCCCAATCTTTCATTAAGGCTCGTCATTGGGTGAAAGAATTACATGAACAAGCAAgtaaagatattattatcgcATTAGTAGGGAATAAGATTGatattttagaaaataatgaaaatgaaaggAAAGTGGCACGTGAAGAGGGTGAGAAGCTAGCCGAGGAAGAAGGATTACTATTTTTCGAAACTAGTGCTAAGACAGCTACGAATATTAATGAGGCGTTTGTTGCCATTGGGGAGAAAATTCCATTGAAGAAACCAGGTGATGGAGATAATCCAGATAGCGCTGGTGTCACAAATGAACAAAGAATCGATTTGGCCAATTCTGCTCATGCAGCTAGCCAAGTTTCCGGTTGTAATTgctaa